The Rhodospirillaceae bacterium nucleotide sequence CTGCGCCGCCGATTCCTGATAGGAACCGAACGGCATATCGACAATGACGCAGGCCGCCTCGGAGCCGCGCATCACGGCCTGGCCGTGGGCGATCATCATGTCGAGGGTGACGCCGAGCGTGCTGTCCAGCCCGTAGAGCACCATGCCCAGGCTGTCGCCGACCAGCAGCAGGTCGACATGGGGGTCGAGCAGGCGGGCGACCGGCGTCGTATAGGCGGTCAGACAGACCACCGGCGTGCCGCCCTTGCGCGCGCCGATATCGGGTGCGGTCAGCCGCCGGCCGGCCGCCGGCGCGTCGCCCTGGACGCTCATATCGCGGATCCTGCCTCTGCCCGGAGTCGCTCTTGCGGCCACAGTAGAGCATTTTGCGGCGTCTGGAAAAACGTGATTGATTCGACCATTTTGCAAGGGGCAGGTGGCCGGCCTCCGGGGGACAGAGCGTTCATGGCATCGAAGATACATCGCCGGCGTTCGGCGCGGCGCTGCCGGGGTTGAACCGTGGCTTTTCGACGTTCCGCCCGCGGCCGGTTTGCCCTGGCCGTTGCGCTGGCGGCGGTCGCCGCCCTTGCATTTCTCACGGCGGAACTGCCGGCGCCGTCCGCGGCTGCCGGGCAGGGCGCGGCAATGGAGCTTGCCGACGCCCGGGCTGCGGATCGCGGCGGCTCCGCCGGGCCCATCGTCGAATTCCAGCGCCGCCTGAACGCCGAAATCGCCGGCAGTATGCGGGCGATCGGGCAAGGCGGCAGTCTGCCTTCCTTCCTGCTCGCCCTCGCTTTCGCGTTCGCCTACGGCGCCGTCCACGCCTTCGGGCCCGGACACGGCAAACTCGTGATCGTCTCGTATTTCCTGGGACGGGAGGTCCGGGTCGCGCGCGGCGTGGCGATGGCCGCGCAGATCGCGGTCGTCCATGTCATCGCGGCCGTCGTGATCGTGTGGCTGGCGGAGCTTGCGGTTCGCGCCGGTTTCGGCGTCGGGCTTTCCGAATTGCCGGGGGTGCGCGCGGCGAGCTTTCTCATCATTTTCGCCATCGGCCTGTACATGCTCTGGCACGCCGTACGCGGTCTGGTGCGAAGCACGAACGGCGGCCCGGCCGCCCACCCACACGGCCATCGTCACGGGCATGAGCACGGGCATGAGCACGGGCATGAACACGGGCATGAACACGGGCATGAACACGGGCACGGGCACGCACACGCACGCGCACACAAGCACGGGCACGCCCACCCTCACGGCGGCGTTTTCGAGGGCGGTCTCGTCGCGCTTGCGGCGGGCATGGTCCCCTGTCCGGGCGCCGTGCTGGTCATGCTGTACGCTGTGGCCAACGACATGATCTATCCGGGAATCCTTCTGGTCGCGGCCATGTCGCTGGGGATCGGCGCAAGCATCTGTGCGCTGGGAGTCGGCGCCATTCTGGCGCGGCAGACGGCCATGCGCCTTGTGGACAGGTCGGGCGGGGCCGGGCGCGCCGACCGGTTCCGCCACACGATGAATCTCGCCGGGGCCCTCCTCGTGAGCCTGATCGGCCTCCTGTCCTTCCTGGCGTTTCTCAATGCGCCGCCGGCGTGAGGCCCCTCGATACGGCCCCTGCGGGGCCTACTCGGGATGAGGGGTTGGGGTTTTCGGCGGACTCAGCCAACACCTTACCGTCACCCTGAGTAGCCGCCGCAGGCGGCGTATCGAAGGGCCTGCCCTGAGAGAAGTCAAAGGGGCGTCTTGAATCGCGCCGGCGGTTTCGAGACGAACGGGCAGGCTCTAGCCCGGCGAATTTTCGGCGAGCGCATTTTCGGCCGGCGCATTTTCGGCCGGCGCATCTTCGACCGGCGGTGCCGCGCCCTGCGGCAGGCTGATGCGGAAATGGGTGTCCGCATGTCCGGTCGCGACCAGTTCGATCACGCCGCCGTGGCTCGAAACGATTTCGTGCGCGATGGCCATGCCGAGCCCGGTGCCGGCCGCGCCGGGCCGAGTGATGAACGGTTTGAACAGGGATTGCCGGATGTCTTCCGGCAGCCCGGGCCCGTCGTCCCGGATATCGATGGTCGCCAGGCCGGCGGCCGCCTCGGCGCCGACGGTCACCGTCTGCGCGCCGGCCTGCGCCGCGTTGCGCATGAGATTGGACAGTGCGCGGAAGACCTGTCCGCGATCGGCAAAGATCGTCAGGTCGCCGGCCATATCGCTGACGAATGCGGTGCCGGGATATTCGGCGCCGTGCAGCGACGCCAGTTCGAGGGTCAGCTCGTTGAGGAAGAAATATTCGGCCCGGCGGGTCGCTTTCGAATCGCGGGCGAAATCCAGGGTCTGGGTGCACAGGCGGACCGCCCGGTCGATCGAGCGCACGAGGGTCGGCGCGATCCGCTTGACGCCCGGGTCTTCGCTGCCGGCGAGCCGGTCCGAAACGAGCTGCGCCGCGGCGAGCATGTTGCGCAGGTCGTGGTTGATCCGCGTAATTGCTGCGCCCAGCGCCGCCAGGCGCTCGTTCTGGCGCAGGGTGGTCAGAAGATTCTGCTGCAGATGGGCATATTCGTCCTGGGCCAGCCCGATTTCGTCCAGGCGGCCGGTCGGCGGCAACATGCCCGCCTCGTCCATCGGGTCGTCGCTGAACCGGACCATGTTGTCCGTCAGGCGTTGGACCGGCCGCACGATCAGCCAATGCAGGGTCAGGAACACCAGCAACGCCGTAAAGAAAGAGATGATCAGCGAGAGGATCAGGATGCGCTGGGAATATTCCAGCATGCCCTGGCGCAGCGCCGCATCGGAAATCAGCACTTCAAGGGCGGTCGCCGGGTCGCGCGGCGACGGGCCGACGACGCGCAGCACCTCGCCGCCGCCTCCGGCCAGCGTGGCGATGGCGTCCCAGATCAGACGCAGGAAATCCGGATTGCCGAGGCTGACGCGCCCGGTCACCCTGGGCGGCATGCCGGCGGTGATCAGGTGCCGCGACCCGTCCGCCCGGCGCTGCACGATCGCCAGCGCGCGGGCATGCGACAGCAGCCGGCGGCTGAGGTCCGGACTCACCATGTTGTCCGGCGCGGCGTCCAGCGCCAGGGTCGCCAGATGCGCGTCTGACAGGACGTTTTCCAGATACACCTGCCGGTAGCGCGCGATCGACGGCAGATAGATGAAGACTTCCGCCAGCATCACGAAGATTGCCGTCAGGATCAGCAGCTTGGTCGACAGGCCGGTGCTCCAGGCCGGCTGCCGCCGCGCGTTGTGTCCGCCGTTTCCGGGGCCGTTTCCGGGACTGTTGACGGCGGAGGCGTCGCGGCCCGTCCCGTCGCGGCCCGTCCCGTCGCGGCCTTTCATGGCGGGCCGTCAATCGCCGGGCGCTGCATCCGGCTTGCCGCCTGCCTTGCGGCGCTGATAGCGCTTGTAGACGACCGGCAGCATGGACAGGATCGCCAGGCCGACCAGCGGCAGCAGGATTTCCGCCCTGAAGATGATCCCGAGATCGGGCGACCGGCCGCTCTCGAGCAGCGCGCCGATCCCGTTGCCCAGGCTGACATAGACGATCGATCCCGGCATGATGCCGAAAAAGGTGGCGATCACATAGGTGCGCAGGCCGACGCCCAGGAAGGCCGGGACCAGATTGACCAGCCAGAAGGGGAAGAGCGGAATCAGGCGCAGGACCATCAGGTAGGAAAAGGCGTTTTCCCGGAAGCCCTCCTCCATCCGGTGCAGCCAGCCTTCCGACTTGCGGCGGAGGATCGCGCCCAGGGCGGAGCGGGCGGCGAGAAACACGATGGTTGCACCCACCGTTGCGGAGACGACGACGGCGATCGAGCCGGTCACCAGACCAAAGAAAAATCCGCCGACCATGGTCGC carries:
- a CDS encoding HAMP domain-containing sensor histidine kinase, whose amino-acid sequence is MKGRDGTGRDGTGRDASAVNSPGNGPGNGGHNARRQPAWSTGLSTKLLILTAIFVMLAEVFIYLPSIARYRQVYLENVLSDAHLATLALDAAPDNMVSPDLSRRLLSHARALAIVQRRADGSRHLITAGMPPRVTGRVSLGNPDFLRLIWDAIATLAGGGGEVLRVVGPSPRDPATALEVLISDAALRQGMLEYSQRILILSLIISFFTALLVFLTLHWLIVRPVQRLTDNMVRFSDDPMDEAGMLPPTGRLDEIGLAQDEYAHLQQNLLTTLRQNERLAALGAAITRINHDLRNMLAAAQLVSDRLAGSEDPGVKRIAPTLVRSIDRAVRLCTQTLDFARDSKATRRAEYFFLNELTLELASLHGAEYPGTAFVSDMAGDLTIFADRGQVFRALSNLMRNAAQAGAQTVTVGAEAAAGLATIDIRDDGPGLPEDIRQSLFKPFITRPGAAGTGLGMAIAHEIVSSHGGVIELVATGHADTHFRISLPQGAAPPVEDAPAENAPAENALAENSPG
- a CDS encoding TVP38/TMEM64 family protein yields the protein MTEPPNSPPQTPPNDRQPARQPARQRWARVLPLVVLLCGLALFLAMGWHRYISFEQLREHREALEQWVAARGILAPVIYGLAYAVMIAFSIPGGAVATMVGGFFFGLVTGSIAVVVSATVGATIVFLAARSALGAILRRKSEGWLHRMEEGFRENAFSYLMVLRLIPLFPFWLVNLVPAFLGVGLRTYVIATFFGIMPGSIVYVSLGNGIGALLESGRSPDLGIIFRAEILLPLVGLAILSMLPVVYKRYQRRKAGGKPDAAPGD